CTTCCAAGCCAATGGcctgtttccaagaaaaaaaaaaacatcttggGTCCAAGGAGCCACTGACATCAAAATGTATATTTGAACCAAAGAACAGTGGGCCTAAAGGTGGGTTGGGCATCCTATCCATTCATGGTCATCCCCTATCCTCTGTTGGGAAGAGATTTACTCTACAAGCAAAAGACTCACTTGACCAAATGCataaatggactcatttaggggaTAAGAAGCTCATCCAAGCAGTCAAGCGATCTAAGGTATATGTAATGGGCCTTAGGTTTTTAGCCAGAGAGCCAGTAGAACAGTGTAAGGTATGTCAGCAAGTAAATACTTATGCATCCAAGATCAAACAGGGCAAGAGACCTAGGGGAGAATGACCTGGGGTATGTTGGGAGGTCAATTTAACAGAAGTCAGGAAAATATGGTTTCAaatatctcctagtgtttgtagatactttCTCTGTATGGGTTGAGACTTTCCCCACCAAGCAGGAGACAGCTACCATGGTAGTCAAGAAGATATTAGAAATTTTCCCAAGATTCGGAGTGCTCAAGGAAATTGGATAGGACAATGGTCCCACTTTAGTTTCTAAGTTaagtcagggattggcagagGTATTGGGGATTAATTGGAAGCTCCACTGTGTGTACCGTCCCCAGTgctcaggacaggtagagagaatgaaAAGAACCCTAAGACTAGAACTAGAACCCTAAGAAACTTAACTAGACTGAGAGTCAAATGTAAGTAGTCAAGAGCGCTGACATACATGAGAGCAGAgagtaagaccaactcttctgctccaagtgccTTGCCTGGTGGCCTCAGcatacacaaaggcagaagtcatttgggacaggacccttccagtttctacctgtgcctggagctgaactgCTCCCACAGATCTCTCTGTACATAAatcctgctgggagagagctggactatcagaagtacagacaattcagagagctcaggggagaccccccacttctgttcatattcctgacccaagaagaaCTGGCCTAGTGCCTCAGGATATGGGATTCTAGGAGCAGTCAAGGAAAGGACCCTTTAactttctgcctgcaccaagagctgaaagccagttgcctgGAGCGCTGGCACACCTGAGAAGAGACagaagaccaactcttctgctccaagtgacctgcctggaagCTTCAGGACACAAAAATTGAGGAGGAGCTCTCAGTTCCCGgttctgctgaaagaaaacaggtcaacaggagtgcagacacacaggcttacaggaaggtcaagctaACGTCAGAGACAACGctacaagctaacaccagagatagccTCATGGTTagaggaaactaagcaacagaaaccaagacttcttggcatcatcagagtccagttctcccacaaaagcaaacactggatatccaaacacaccgaaaaagcaagatttagattgagaatcacatctcatgatgatgatagaggactttaaggaggacataaataacttccataaagaaacacaggacaacacaggtaaacaagtagaggcccttaaagaggaaacacaaaaatatctTGAAGAATTATagtaaaacacaaccaaacaggtgaaggaattgaacaaaaccatccaggatttgaaaatggaaatagaaacaataaagaaatcacaaagggagatgaccttggagatagaaaacctaggaaagagatcaggagtcatagacataagcattaccaacagaatagaagagatagaagagagaatctcagggggcagaagataccatagaaaccaCTGACACAATcattaaataaaatgcaaaatgcaaaaagctcctaacccaaaacatccaggaaatccaggacacgatgagaaaatcaaacctaaggataataggtatagaagagagcgaagactcccaacttgaaTGGCCAGTAaagatattcaacaaaattacagaagaaaacttccttaacccaaagaaagaaatgcccataaacatacaagaagcatacagaactccaaatagatcagaccagaagaggaattcctcctgtcacataatagtcaaaacaccaaattcacaaaacaaagaaagaatattaaaagcagtaaagaaaaaaaggtcaagaaatatacaaaggcaaacctatcagaattacactaatcttctcaccagagactatgaaatccagaagatcccgggtagatgtcatacagaccctaagagaacacaaatgccagcccaggctactaatTCTTCATTAATCATTTAATtctttgtgaaaatatttttatgaaatcaCATCAGAATGTATTTGATACTATGTCTTGTCCGTAATGTTTGTTGTATTCACTGATTTTACACTTTTTAACTGCTAcgataaaaagaaaactatttctttacagaaaaaaaagaaaaggtaggtGCTAGAATCTGACTGGATGACAAGCAAAATTTTACCTGGGTACGGCAGGtgtttatttctctgtgtcttgTTGATTTACAAACCCTTTGTATGTCAATATTTACCCTTTTATCTTCTGCCTcctaatcaaaagaaaagacattttatattcaatGACCTAAGATTAAATTCTACAAACTATGAGTTGACAATCTGACATATTTTCCTAGAACCAGTGGGGAATATAGTGGGCAACTAAACTAATTATATTATCTTGTGAATCCATTCTTAAGAAAAATTAGTACTAAAATTATCTGTAGAAAACTGgtcacttggggctggggatttagctcagtggtagagcgcttgcctagcaagcacaaggccctgggttcggtccccagctctgaaaaatagaaaaaaaaatagaaaaaaaaaagaaaactggtcACTTGTCACTTAAATTTCTATACCACGTGTCTCTGACTTCAAGGTTATGAGAGTAGCCAGAGCATTTAGCTGCTAAGTTCTGGCTTCTGTAAACAATGCCAACTTGCTTTCTGCAGATGTTCATAGCTGGCATTCTGTATGACACACAATTCCATGTTTTGCTTTTAACAGCACAAGAAAATTGGAAGCCAGGCTGTTCTGTACCCCAGTGTACAGGACAACACCACTGGTGGAGAAGAAAGACTCTATATTACTTATTCAGGCCTCTCAGGTGGTCTCTCTTCAAATACCCTTAATAGCTGTTCTATGAATTGTATGAGATGGAGAAACTATAGCACTGGACAACAGCCAAGGATACATAAGGGTAAAATTGATACATTAGcagaattatatttgtgtataaCCTGTTTTGTATTATTCCCCACCATTAAACATTACCACCATTAAACATATGTCCACAATGACAAatattttttgcaatgtagtggAGGGAACATACGAGCTAGCATGTAGCTTTAGAGTAAAGCTATCCCCATCCTGACCTGATATTCCTTATCAGTTGAGGTACATAACTGAAAATGTAAATATGTCACTGAGTAGTCTACTTTTCTTTGCTTATACATTTTGAAATTCTTGTTGTTCTATGTATATTAATTCAGTATTTTAATCAAAAGGTCAGTCCTTTACGTCAGATACAAGTTGGTATATTGAGAATAAACTGCAGTAAGAGTCCCAGCATATACCTCAATTTAGGAGGAATGAAACAGTGTAGACTCTAGAAAAGGGATATATAGTATCAACACATAACTTATTCACCCTGTGAATTATTAAAAACCATTTTAAGCTTCTCTTTATCCACTGTGTTCTGCAACAACTTATCCCAAGCGAGGACTGGAGAATTTAAACATTCCGTTCTACACAAAGTTCTTTAAACAGGAAGGTAAACAgctcaaaatagcttcagaaaGCTTCTTCAAAATGGAGGTAAACCAAAAAGCTTCAgcaagtccctgaaactgacaagATTCACCAGATCCCTCCCCTTTCAGTGTAAACAATAAACGCTGAGGGTATCTCTCCAGACAAAATGAAGCAGAACTGCAAATAAGACTTTTAAGACAAGTCAAACTGCCAAGATTCAGACAAGCTGTGCTGCAAAGGCCCTCAGAGGAGAAAAGGTATTAAGATCTCTGAGACGAGAACAGctacctggaagaagcagaaacaaaacaaactgctTGGAAGTTGACTGACTGAAGCACCTGAAAAGGATCCTCTCCAGCCAGTTGACCTGCCTGCACACTATGTAGTGAGGTCTAGGTTCACAGCTAATTTGACCTCATGGGGAGTAGTTTTTGAGATGCAGCTATCTTTGAACCATTTCTGTTCCTACCCTCAGCCATATTCCTGTAAATGACCCCAATAATATTCATGGTTCCCCAAGTTGGAAATTGGCCTTATCTGTACTTGAGTCTGTTGAAAGCTCCTTATCTGGGTGAATAGACATGTATTATATAACCATAGGAAGAAAATATTGTGACGCAACATTGAGACATGAGTTTGAGAGGTTTCTTCATGTAGCACTGAAAAACAGGACTGAGGGGGCACCATTTGTGCATTTAGCTGTCTTGTATGACTTTCATAAAATGTAGGAATCAATAATATAAACGTTTTGATTTGATTCATTGATACCTACCCACCCaatattatttttctactttGAAATTAGATGCTACAGAGTATACAACATCGtgtttgaaataaaataagaaatttttctttcaaaaagttgtttaaaaatgtttctgtccAAATGCCACAAAGTCCTACTTATTTGATTGGGAGGGAAATCACATTTCATTCTCATGCATAATGATGGCTTCTCCTAGAATCTTCCATTGCATGGGCAGATGCTAGATATACTTACAATAAACATCTTCAGCACAAAATCTGAAGACTTCCCAAGACTGGATGTTTAATGTCTACTCAGAGCACAAGCCTTGAAAAAAATGACTCATTGTGACTGAATTTCTCATGCATTCTTTAATGTCAAAAACAAATGGAAGTGTACATTTATACGTTCAAAAACAGTAATTTAagtaaacaaaccaacaaatgaCCAAATAATATTGGCTATTCTCAAATATTTTTCTACAGATTTTTCTATCTCTGAGATTTTCCCTGAATAAATGTTATGTTCTAATTTGTATTTTGAATTAATACAAAGTTTGAACATTCAGCTTGATAAACAGACATTAGGCACAGTCTACAAAAGTTATCAATATGCATTCTAATTCCAAGCTAATATTTTGCTAAAAGTCCCTAAAACTTTATCAACaactttttttttgcaaaaagaTGAACAGACCCTCTTCAGTCACATAGTGGAGGCTACCTTATATTTCACTAGTGAGTAGGATTGCTCAACTAGGACTTAGAATGTCCCTTGGCTTTGCCCTTAGTGCCAGGCTTGGCTGCGGCTTCAGCTTcagctttttcttcctcttcaatCAAAGCCTGTTCACAACGAAATGAGTAAGAACTGGGCATGGTTTCACTGACCTTACCTAAAAAGTCCATCACCTTTCTCTTGCTGGATTCAGCATAGGCTTTTGAACCCCACAGGAACTGATAGGACGGAGGGTCACTATCAGGAACCTCACGGTATTCTAGGTACTCTTCCTGCACTAGATCTTCAGTGATGAGCTTCCTGGTGTTCCCAAAGATGATGTGTGGGACCCCATCATAGACTCCTAACATATTCAGGAAGTGCCAGACCTCCTTCTCTGGGGCACAGTAGTTGTTTAAGTAGATCACACTTAGGAGGGGGATCAGAATGCCCCTAGTAGGAACACCCAGCTCACTGCTCTCACTTCCATCATCCTGGAATTCTAGCTTACTGACAAGAATGTAGGTTTGACCATGGGGCTGGACTTCTTTCACCTCAAGACCAAACACCACATCTAATCGATGGGCGGCTTTCTTGAGGATATCAGGGAACTGCTCCTTGAACCTTTTGTTGATAACTTTCAGCATTTCTCCCCTCCTTGCAGGCTGCTTAATTTTGTACTTGCAGAGCATGTACTCTACCAGCATTCCTATCTTCCTTGATAGAAGATCAATCTGTTTGCTTCCAGAGAGTGGGAAACTACAAGAACTACCATTTTTCTCTTCTCGGCCCTTTGAACCTTTACCAGACCTTTTGCGGGTCATGCCTATACCAGCAGAGGTGGTAAGTGCCTTGCTCTGAGGGAAGCCAGCAGTAGAGGTGCTTGCAAAAGCATCTCCAGAATCATGATCAGAGCAGGAGGATGactctcctttctctgctgcCTTGGCTTGAGTATCCTTGAGCCCCCGGGCCTCTTCCTGGACCTGGCGACGTTTCTCACGAGCACGGGCCTTACTCTTCTTTCCTCTGGGCATGATGGCTGTGGTCAGGAATAGAAAGCAGTAGTTTGGGTAAACGAGCAGGTGATCTCGTGACCTTGATcagtaaaataatacatcatAAGCACTTTTGGTAATGCCAAGCATCTTGATTTTCCCTAACATTTCTTTCCCACATTTTGAGATCATTGCTGTGAGAATATACAGGGCTTCTGTTCTGACTAACTGCTATTAAATCTGACTCACAGAGGTATCTAAATACTATTAGTTCTTTTCATAGTCTACTCTCCTGGCCCTATGAAAAGCTTGAGAGAGCTCAGTCTACTCAAATAGCCCAGTAAAGAGTGCTAAGAATTTTTGTAACACTCTATCTCAGACTCTCTGGGGTCTTCAATGCTACTTGAGGTTGCTTTTTTAAGCACAGAACTATTGCTTTCCTTTTTACCAGACCCGATATTATCAGACAAAGAATTTTACCTCTGGACTGAATGAAATACATGGTGATGGGCAGGGATGGTAGCTCAATCCATAATGACCTTTCCTTGCAAACAATGACTTAAGTTTAAAACCTATAATCCAtgtttaaaaagcaaagcaaaatgtgATGGCTTGCACTTATAATATCAGTgttagggaggggaaggaaggatccCCGGGGCTCAGCAACCAGGAAAGCTAGTCTACTTGCCAGAGGCAGGCCATGAAGAGAATACCATCTCCATCAAAACATAGATAGCTCCTGAGCAAAAGTAACTTAATTTGTCATCTGGTTTCCATAAGCATGAACTCATGCACTgggatacacagatacacacacacacacacacacacacacacacacacacacacacactctctctctctctctctctctctctctctctctctctctctctctctctctctcagacaaaACAGATTTCTTCTCCAGCACAAACATGGGGCAGTGGGGAATGCTGAAAGTGGGAACAGTGACTAGCTTGTCAGGCCTACACGTCCCGGTCCTACTAAAGGGCCTGGGCTTTAAGTGACCTCATTATTTCTGGAAGTGATCCCCCATGTTCATCTATTTTCACAGAAATTAGCAACTTCAGACCAAGGGTATGGTGGGCCTGTATTGGGCCTAAGCTGTCCCTTCTCAGAGAGCACTCTCAGAGGAGCAGACATGGCTCTCACATCACCAGCTCCTCATTCACGAGCACTTTAAATGTCCATGCTATGAGCTAGGTTTCAGTTTGCATTCAATCAGGACATTAGCATCCCACTC
The window above is part of the Rattus norvegicus strain BN/NHsdMcwi chromosome X, GRCr8, whole genome shotgun sequence genome. Proteins encoded here:
- the Mageb1l1 gene encoding MAGE family member B1-like 1, which codes for MPRGKKSKARAREKRRQVQEEARGLKDTQAKAAEKGESSSCSDHDSGDAFASTSTAGFPQSKALTTSAGIGMTRKRSGKGSKGREEKNGSSCSFPLSGSKQIDLLSRKIGMLVEYMLCKYKIKQPARRGEMLKVINKRFKEQFPDILKKAAHRLDVVFGLEVKEVQPHGQTYILVSKLEFQDDGSESSELGVPTRGILIPLLSVIYLNNYCAPEKEVWHFLNMLGVYDGVPHIIFGNTRKLITEDLVQEEYLEYREVPDSDPPSYQFLWGSKAYAESSKRKVMDFLGKVSETMPSSYSFRCEQALIEEEEKAEAEAAAKPGTKGKAKGHSKS